A region of Desulfovibrio sp. DNA encodes the following proteins:
- the gatC gene encoding Asp-tRNA(Asn)/Glu-tRNA(Gln) amidotransferase subunit GatC — MKFTPEQAAKVAALARLTLPEDKLEHLAAQMGDILSYMDTLASCPTDGVEPLYSPVEHDTPMREDKARKTCQRADVLAQAPESDGRFFIVPKIVAG, encoded by the coding sequence ATGAAATTCACACCTGAACAGGCAGCCAAGGTGGCCGCCCTGGCGCGGCTTACGCTGCCTGAAGACAAGCTTGAGCATCTGGCCGCCCAGATGGGCGACATCCTCTCCTATATGGACACCCTGGCCTCCTGCCCCACCGACGGAGTCGAGCCCCTATACAGCCCTGTGGAGCACGACACCCCCATGCGCGAGGACAAGGCCCGAAAGACCTGCCAGCGAGCCGACGTGCTGGCCCAGGCCCCCGAGTCCGACGGCAGGTTCTTCATCGTCCCCAAGATCGTCGCCGGGTAA
- a CDS encoding hydantoinase/oxoprolinase family protein — MLLGIDVGGTHTDAVLVGTDGLKAWAKAKTNHTDLMASIRDVLGQIVPQAGHEPITRLNLSTTLSTNAIVEGLTEPVGVFVAAGPGVNPNAYAVGQHFRTISGATDHRGRITSPLDEISALEHAAHCKTAGVSVYACVGKFSPRNPDFEETLRGVVHPQADFVSCGHEFSGQLGFGRRIHTAVFNASVWRVFNRFADAVQRSAIGFGLNAQVNILKADGGTMPLSMSRTFPVESILSGPAASVMGIIAVCDIDQDSVILDIGGTTTDIALFADGAPLIEPEGAVISGRPTLVRALKSRSIGIGGDSAITFVAGHVRVGPRRLGPAMAEGGNHPTLTDALNVLGSAELGDVSASRRGLNELAAQHGSDGRTMAQDAALAAVTSIRAAVIELTRAVNDRPVYTIYELLEGKRLVPKTVYVMGGPAKAMAGLLSEVFPEDVLVPGNYAVANAIGAALSRPTLSAELFADTQRGRMLIPGLDVEESVPRSYDLDAAQEDAARYLRQYLEHLRIEDPEGMMETIEAQSFNMVEDDAMVGRTIRVKCQIKPGVLPGYRKAVSRQC; from the coding sequence ATGCTGCTTGGCATAGACGTGGGGGGCACGCACACGGACGCCGTCCTGGTGGGGACGGACGGTCTTAAGGCCTGGGCCAAGGCCAAGACGAACCATACGGATCTGATGGCCTCAATCCGCGATGTTCTGGGACAGATTGTGCCCCAGGCCGGCCATGAGCCCATAACCCGCCTGAATCTCTCCACCACCTTGTCCACCAACGCCATCGTGGAGGGCTTGACTGAGCCCGTTGGCGTTTTCGTGGCCGCGGGTCCCGGGGTCAACCCGAACGCATACGCCGTGGGCCAGCATTTCCGGACCATTTCCGGCGCCACCGACCACCGGGGGCGCATAACCTCCCCCCTGGATGAAATTTCCGCCCTTGAGCACGCGGCCCACTGCAAAACAGCCGGTGTGAGCGTTTACGCATGCGTGGGCAAGTTCTCCCCCCGAAACCCCGATTTCGAGGAAACCCTGCGGGGGGTGGTCCATCCCCAGGCCGACTTCGTCAGCTGCGGCCACGAGTTTTCCGGGCAGTTGGGCTTTGGACGCCGCATCCACACCGCTGTTTTCAACGCCTCGGTCTGGCGGGTGTTCAACCGCTTCGCCGACGCGGTGCAGCGATCGGCCATCGGCTTCGGCTTGAATGCCCAGGTGAACATCCTGAAGGCGGACGGGGGCACCATGCCCCTGTCCATGTCCCGCACGTTTCCCGTGGAATCCATCCTCTCCGGCCCGGCCGCATCGGTCATGGGCATCATCGCGGTGTGCGACATCGACCAGGATTCGGTCATTCTTGATATCGGCGGAACCACCACGGACATCGCGCTTTTCGCTGACGGAGCGCCGCTTATCGAACCGGAAGGGGCAGTGATTTCCGGCAGACCGACTCTGGTCCGGGCGCTCAAGAGCCGGTCCATCGGCATTGGCGGAGACTCGGCCATCACCTTTGTAGCCGGCCATGTTCGTGTCGGCCCGCGCAGGCTCGGACCGGCCATGGCTGAAGGCGGCAACCACCCCACATTGACCGACGCCCTCAATGTATTGGGCTCGGCAGAGCTTGGCGACGTGTCCGCCTCCCGCCGGGGTTTGAATGAACTGGCCGCCCAGCACGGTTCCGATGGACGAACCATGGCCCAAGACGCGGCCTTGGCAGCTGTCACTTCCATCCGGGCGGCCGTGATCGAGCTCACCCGGGCGGTGAACGACCGCCCCGTCTACACCATCTACGAACTGCTCGAAGGCAAGCGTTTGGTTCCAAAGACCGTCTACGTCATGGGAGGACCGGCCAAGGCCATGGCGGGACTTCTGTCCGAAGTGTTTCCCGAGGACGTGCTGGTTCCCGGCAACTACGCCGTGGCCAATGCCATCGGCGCGGCCCTCTCACGGCCCACTCTTTCCGCCGAGCTCTTCGCGGACACGCAGCGGGGGCGCATGCTCATCCCAGGCCTTGATGTCGAGGAAAGTGTTCCCCGTTCCTACGACTTGGACGCGGCCCAGGAAGACGCCGCCAGGTACCTGCGCCAGTATCTGGAGCATCTGCGCATCGAAGATCCCGAGGGAATGATGGAGACCATTGAAGCGCAATCGTTCAACATGGTCGAGGACGACGCCATGGTTGGCAGAACCATCCGCGTCAAATGCCAGATCAAGCCTGGCGTGCTGCCCGGATACCGCAAGGCGGTGAGCCGCCAATGCTGA
- a CDS encoding nucleoside:proton symporter: MIKSALGLVVLVCIAWLLSTNRGRVPWRMLLGGIALQFAIAGLMLKVPLFSGVFMTLNKVVLAMEEATRAGTTFVFGYLGGGPVPFPDPKPGQSFILAFQALPLVIVIAALTSLLYYWRILPRVVHAFSWVLKKSMGIGGALGVGAAGTIFLGMIEAPLLIRPYLLQMTRSELFALMATGLSCIAGTMLMLYAAVLGNVIPDALGHILTASVIHAPAALAIAAVIIPETEAPTLGEDIPPSPATGSMDAVARGTWEGFQLFLNIIAMLIAFIALVKIVNLGLDLAPDFGGEQLTLQRMLGWLLSPLAWLLGVPWQEAHTAGSLLGTKVVLNEFIAFIDMANLPANALSERTKLILAYAMCSFANFGSVGIIIGGMGALCPERRTEIASLSMRALAAGALASLMTGAVVGILFP, from the coding sequence ATGATCAAAAGCGCCCTGGGTCTGGTTGTCCTGGTCTGCATCGCCTGGCTTTTAAGCACCAACCGCGGGCGTGTACCCTGGCGCATGCTGCTTGGCGGCATTGCGTTGCAGTTCGCCATCGCGGGTCTCATGCTCAAGGTTCCTCTGTTCTCCGGGGTTTTCATGACCCTGAACAAGGTGGTCCTGGCCATGGAGGAGGCCACCCGCGCCGGCACAACCTTCGTGTTCGGCTACCTGGGAGGCGGCCCCGTCCCCTTTCCCGATCCCAAGCCCGGACAAAGCTTTATCCTGGCCTTCCAGGCGTTGCCCCTGGTGATCGTCATCGCGGCGCTGACTTCGCTCCTCTATTATTGGCGCATCCTGCCCCGGGTGGTGCATGCCTTTTCCTGGGTACTCAAGAAGTCCATGGGCATCGGCGGAGCCCTGGGCGTGGGCGCGGCCGGAACCATCTTCCTGGGCATGATCGAGGCTCCGCTTCTGATCCGGCCATACCTACTCCAGATGACCAGGAGCGAATTATTCGCCCTCATGGCCACGGGGCTCTCCTGCATCGCCGGAACCATGCTCATGCTCTACGCCGCGGTGCTGGGCAACGTGATCCCGGACGCGCTCGGGCATATCCTTACCGCATCGGTCATCCATGCCCCGGCCGCCCTGGCAATTGCCGCTGTTATCATCCCGGAAACCGAGGCACCCACCCTGGGCGAGGACATCCCCCCCTCCCCGGCCACCGGTTCCATGGACGCCGTGGCCAGGGGCACCTGGGAGGGATTCCAGCTTTTTTTGAACATCATCGCCATGCTCATCGCCTTCATCGCCCTGGTGAAGATCGTGAACCTGGGGCTTGACCTGGCACCCGACTTCGGAGGCGAACAGCTTACTCTGCAGCGCATGCTGGGCTGGCTGCTCTCTCCCCTGGCCTGGCTTCTGGGCGTGCCCTGGCAGGAGGCCCACACGGCGGGAAGCCTTCTTGGCACCAAGGTGGTGCTCAACGAGTTCATCGCGTTCATCGACATGGCCAACCTTCCTGCCAACGCCTTGTCCGAACGCACCAAGCTTATTCTGGCCTACGCCATGTGCAGCTTCGCCAATTTCGGCAGCGTCGGGATCATCATAGGGGGGATGGGAGCGCTCTGCCCGGAACGGCGCACCGAGATCGCCTCCTTGTCCATGCGCGCCCTGGCCGCCGGGGCCCTCGCCTCGCTCATGACGGGTGCCGTGGTGGGTATTCTTTTCCCGTAA
- a CDS encoding HD domain-containing protein encodes MGKSRLSLSSAMVIALLTLLWGASITLSIIIYYSSESFLLPHAIALMENAVTSSTMQSRSYLNFASASANLTSRLVREEIILSGDIDKMTQYFLETLRINRYSGIYFGFANGDFAYAYQDDECQLPCAETLTIVNKDGKRTATERRYDANGEIVSDLEVDDPYDPRLRPWFIKARDKGQLTWVDPYIFFHQSVPGITTACPAYDHKGHFIGVAAVDIELGSMSSFLKAIQIGQGGTSFIVDREGALIAHHDMTALLAAVTARKDRSRLLNISEIDQPLTQQAFKALRLSEGPIDLTKPEGLIATFTHDGADYLALFKSLSYLDSQWYIGAVYPKNEYVGPLKRGLSIFYLITLIVTVGATLAALFVSRRITQPLTELEQEAHSIKNRIISPQSEQRSSFREIQSLFEAFGELKAWLREYEESNIKLQNDIKHAHKETVLHLASCAELRDKETGDHLLRISYYAEFLAARLNLDQKDVDTISIAAPLHDVGKLGIPDSILKKPGKLTDEEWTVMQTHVDIGKDILSPPQSEFMRVANDIARYHHEKWDGSGYQQGLKETGIPLSARIVAVVDAFDAITTARRYKDATSFDGAIEILVKESGTHFDPACVKAFIGDREALRALFDTLRNGLSPPAA; translated from the coding sequence ATGGGGAAATCCCGTCTTTCCCTTTCTTCCGCCATGGTCATCGCGCTCCTCACGCTCCTGTGGGGTGCGTCCATCACTCTCTCCATCATCATCTACTATTCGTCTGAAAGCTTCCTTCTTCCTCATGCCATTGCGCTCATGGAGAACGCCGTCACCTCGAGCACCATGCAGAGCCGCAGCTACTTAAACTTCGCCAGCGCCTCGGCCAACCTCACCAGCCGCCTCGTTCGCGAGGAGATCATCCTAAGCGGCGACATCGACAAAATGACCCAGTACTTCCTCGAAACCCTAAGGATTAACAGGTACTCTGGGATATACTTCGGTTTCGCCAACGGCGATTTCGCTTACGCCTACCAGGACGACGAATGCCAGCTTCCCTGTGCGGAGACCCTCACCATCGTCAACAAGGACGGCAAGCGTACGGCCACCGAGAGGCGCTACGACGCCAACGGAGAAATTGTAAGCGATCTGGAGGTGGACGACCCGTACGATCCGAGGCTCAGGCCGTGGTTTATAAAAGCCCGTGACAAAGGACAATTGACCTGGGTGGACCCGTACATCTTCTTCCACCAGAGCGTGCCGGGCATCACCACGGCCTGCCCTGCCTACGACCATAAGGGGCATTTCATCGGGGTGGCTGCCGTGGACATCGAACTTGGGAGCATGTCATCCTTTCTCAAGGCCATACAGATCGGTCAGGGCGGCACTTCCTTCATCGTGGACCGGGAAGGAGCGCTCATCGCCCACCACGACATGACCGCCCTTCTCGCCGCGGTCACCGCCAGGAAGGACCGCAGCCGGCTGCTCAACATCTCCGAAATAGACCAGCCACTTACCCAGCAGGCCTTCAAGGCCTTGAGACTCAGCGAAGGCCCCATCGACCTGACCAAACCCGAGGGACTCATTGCCACCTTCACCCATGACGGAGCCGACTACCTGGCTCTGTTCAAATCCCTCTCGTATCTCGACTCGCAATGGTACATAGGCGCCGTCTACCCCAAGAACGAGTACGTAGGCCCGCTGAAAAGAGGGCTGTCCATCTTCTACCTGATCACCCTGATCGTGACTGTGGGGGCCACATTGGCGGCCCTGTTCGTCTCCAGAAGGATAACCCAGCCCCTGACCGAACTTGAGCAGGAGGCCCACTCGATAAAAAACCGGATCATCTCCCCCCAATCTGAGCAGCGCAGCTCCTTCAGGGAGATACAATCCCTCTTCGAAGCCTTCGGAGAGCTCAAGGCATGGCTCAGGGAGTACGAGGAATCGAACATCAAGCTGCAAAACGACATCAAGCACGCCCACAAGGAAACGGTCCTGCACCTGGCGAGCTGCGCGGAATTGCGGGACAAGGAAACCGGCGACCACCTCCTGCGCATCAGCTATTATGCGGAATTCCTCGCCGCGAGACTGAACCTGGACCAGAAGGACGTGGACACCATATCCATCGCCGCGCCCCTGCACGACGTGGGCAAGCTGGGCATACCCGACAGCATCCTGAAAAAACCCGGCAAGCTCACGGATGAAGAGTGGACCGTCATGCAGACCCACGTGGACATAGGCAAGGACATCCTGAGTCCGCCTCAGTCCGAATTCATGAGGGTGGCCAACGACATCGCCCGTTATCACCACGAGAAATGGGACGGTTCGGGATATCAGCAAGGCCTCAAGGAGACCGGCATCCCCTTGTCAGCCCGTATCGTGGCCGTGGTGGACGCGTTCGACGCCATAACCACCGCGAGGCGCTACAAAGATGCCACGAGTTTCGACGGAGCCATAGAGATACTCGTAAAGGAGAGCGGCACGCACTTCGACCCGGCCTGCGTGAAGGCCTTCATAGGCGACCGGGAAGCGCTCCGCGCCCTCTTCGACACCCTCCGCAACGGACTGAGTCCACCCGCCGCGTGA
- the gatA gene encoding Asp-tRNA(Asn)/Glu-tRNA(Gln) amidotransferase subunit GatA, with translation MPDITTLTLTDLRAKLAAKDISATQATQACLDRIQATEPKVDALLCVQAEAVLEQAKALDQAGPDKDKPLWGVPIVVKDAICTKGVPTTCGSKILENFVPFYDATCVERLKNAGAILLGKANMDEFAMGSSTENSAFKPTRNPWALDKVPGGSSGGSGATVAAGQCFSSLGTDTGGSIRLPAAFCGVTGIKPTYGRISRYGVVAYGSSLDQVGPMARTPTDCAAMLAVMSGHDPKDSTSAPRPVPDFEAETAARRDLKGLRLGMPGEYWGEGLTPEVRDRCQAAMDTAKSLGAEIVPVKLPHTQYAIATYYIVAMAEASSNLARFDGVRYGYRSPEARDLKELYELSRSKGFGEEVQRRIVLGTYVLSAGYYDAYYRKAAQVRRLIRQDFLNAFEKCDVIVGPTSPFTAFGLGEKTGDPLQMYLADIFTISLNLSGLPGLSVPVGLGKDTGLPVGLQMFGKAWDEATILGAAHALSGALPGLGEPKGL, from the coding sequence ATGCCAGACATTACAACGCTTACTCTCACGGACCTGCGCGCCAAGCTGGCCGCCAAGGATATCTCCGCCACCCAGGCCACCCAGGCCTGCCTGGACCGCATACAGGCCACCGAGCCCAAGGTGGACGCCCTGCTTTGTGTCCAGGCAGAAGCGGTGCTCGAACAAGCCAAGGCTCTGGACCAAGCCGGACCAGACAAGGACAAGCCGCTCTGGGGCGTGCCCATCGTGGTGAAGGACGCCATCTGCACCAAGGGCGTTCCCACCACCTGCGGCTCGAAAATCCTCGAGAACTTCGTGCCCTTTTACGACGCCACCTGTGTGGAGCGCCTGAAGAATGCGGGGGCCATCCTCCTGGGCAAGGCCAACATGGACGAATTCGCCATGGGGTCCTCCACCGAAAACTCGGCCTTCAAACCCACCCGCAACCCCTGGGCCCTGGACAAGGTTCCCGGCGGTTCAAGCGGCGGCTCTGGTGCCACCGTTGCGGCCGGACAATGCTTCTCCTCCTTGGGCACGGATACGGGCGGCTCCATCCGCTTGCCAGCCGCCTTCTGCGGCGTGACTGGCATCAAGCCCACTTACGGGCGCATCTCCCGCTATGGAGTGGTGGCCTACGGATCAAGCCTGGACCAGGTCGGCCCCATGGCCCGCACCCCGACCGATTGCGCGGCAATGCTTGCAGTCATGTCCGGCCACGACCCCAAGGATTCCACCTCCGCACCCCGCCCGGTCCCGGACTTTGAGGCTGAAACCGCCGCGCGCAGGGACCTCAAGGGACTTCGCCTGGGCATGCCCGGGGAATACTGGGGCGAGGGACTCACTCCGGAGGTCAGGGACCGCTGCCAGGCTGCCATGGACACCGCCAAGTCCCTCGGAGCCGAAATCGTTCCGGTGAAGCTGCCCCACACCCAGTACGCCATCGCCACCTACTACATCGTGGCCATGGCCGAAGCCAGCTCCAACCTGGCCCGCTTCGACGGCGTGCGCTACGGCTACCGCTCGCCCGAGGCTCGCGACTTAAAGGAGCTTTACGAGCTTTCCCGCTCCAAGGGTTTCGGGGAGGAAGTGCAGCGCCGCATTGTGCTCGGCACATACGTGCTTTCAGCCGGCTACTACGATGCCTACTACCGCAAGGCGGCCCAGGTGCGCCGTCTTATCCGTCAGGACTTTTTGAACGCCTTTGAAAAGTGCGACGTGATCGTGGGGCCAACCTCGCCGTTCACCGCCTTCGGCCTGGGCGAGAAAACCGGTGACCCCCTCCAGATGTATTTGGCCGACATTTTTACCATCTCGCTCAACCTGTCCGGCCTTCCCGGGCTTTCGGTCCCTGTTGGGCTTGGCAAGGACACCGGCCTGCCCGTTGGATTGCAGATGTTCGGCAAGGCCTGGGACGAAGCGACGATCCTGGGTGCGGCGCATGCTCTGTCCGGCGCATTGCCCGGCCTTGGCGAGCCCAAGGGTCTGTAG